From Ailuropoda melanoleuca isolate Jingjing chromosome 8, ASM200744v2, whole genome shotgun sequence, a single genomic window includes:
- the PAQR6 gene encoding membrane progestin receptor delta isoform X3 has translation MSGYRRPTSSARDCVLSSFQMTNETVNIWTHFLPTWYFVWRLLALAGGPGFRAEPYHRPLLVFLLPACLYPFASCCAHTFSSMSPRARHICYFLDYGALSLYSLGCAFPYAAYSMPASWLHSRLHQLFVPAAALNSFLCTGLSCYSRFPELESPGLSKVLRTAAFAYPFLFDNLPLFYRLGLCWDRGPACGPEALSASHRYHLVCALLTGFLFASRLPERLAPGRFDYIGHSHQLFHVCAVLGTHFQLEAVLADMGSRRAWLAAQEPPVGLVGTVATLGLAVAGNLLIIAAFTASLCRAPRTCPLLQGGPLEGGVKARRQ, from the exons ATGTCTGGCTACCGCCGCCCCACCAGCTCGGCCCGGGACTGTGTCCTTAGCTCTTTCCAGATGACCAACGAGACGGTCAACATCTGGACTCACTTCCTGCCCACCTG GTACTTCGTGTGGCGCCTGCTGGCGCTGGCGGGGGGCCCGGGCTTCCGGGCGGAGCCGTACCACCGGCCGCTACTCGTCTTCCTGCTGCCCGCCTGCCTCTACCCCTTCGCGTCGTGCTGCGCGCACACCTTCAGCTCCATGTCGCCCCGCGCGCGCCACATCTGTTACTTCCTGGACTACGGCGCGCTCAGCCTCTACAGCCTGG GCTGTGCCTTCCCTTATGCCGCCTACTCCATGCCAGCCTCCTGGCTGCACAGCCGCCTGCACCAACTCTTTGTGCCTGCCGCCGCCCTCAATTCCTTCCTGTGCACCGGCCTCTCCTGCTACTCCCG GTTCCCTGAGCTAGAGAGCCCTGGGCTCAGTAAGGTCCTGCGCACGGCTGCTTTCGCCTATCCCTTCCTGTTCGACAACCTCCCTCTCTTCTACCGG CTGGGACTGTGCTGGGACAGGGGCCCTGCCTGCGGGCCGGAGGCACTGAGCGCCAGCCACCGCTACCACCTCGTCTGCGCGCTGCTCACGGGCTTCCTTTTCGCCTCCCGCCTGCCCGAGCGGCTGGCCCCGGGACGCTTCGACTACATTG GCCACAGCCACCAGCTGTTCCACGTCTGTGCCGTGCTGGGCACCCACTTCCAGCTGGAGGCGGTGCTAGCTGACATGGGATCTCGCCGCGCCTGGCTGGCCGCGCAGGAGCCCCCCGTAGGCCTGGTGGGCACGGTGGCCACGCTGGGCCTGGCGGTGGCCGGGAACCTGCTCATCATTGCTGCCTTCACGGCCTCCCTGTGTCGGGCCCCCCGCACCTGCCCCCTGCTGCAGGGCGGCCCCCTGGAGGGGGGTGTGAAGGCCAGACGGCAGTGA
- the PAQR6 gene encoding membrane progestin receptor delta isoform X2 translates to MLSLKLPQLLRVHQVPRVFWEDGIMSGYRRPTSSARDCVLSSFQMTNETVNIWTHFLPTWYFVWRLLALAGGPGFRAEPYHRPLLVFLLPACLYPFASCCAHTFSSMSPRARHICYFLDYGALSLYSLASWLHSRLHQLFVPAAALNSFLCTGLSCYSRFPELESPGLSKVLRTAAFAYPFLFDNLPLFYRLGLCWDRGPACGPEALSASHRYHLVCALLTGFLFASRLPERLAPGRFDYIGHSHQLFHVCAVLGTHFQLEAVLADMGSRRAWLAAQEPPVGLVGTVATLGLAVAGNLLIIAAFTASLCRAPRTCPLLQGGPLEGGVKARRQ, encoded by the exons ATGCTCAGTCTCAAGCTGCCCCAACTCCTTCGAGTCCACCAGGTCCCCAGG GTGTTCTGGGAAGACGGCATCATGTCTGGCTACCGCCGCCCCACCAGCTCGGCCCGGGACTGTGTCCTTAGCTCTTTCCAGATGACCAACGAGACGGTCAACATCTGGACTCACTTCCTGCCCACCTG GTACTTCGTGTGGCGCCTGCTGGCGCTGGCGGGGGGCCCGGGCTTCCGGGCGGAGCCGTACCACCGGCCGCTACTCGTCTTCCTGCTGCCCGCCTGCCTCTACCCCTTCGCGTCGTGCTGCGCGCACACCTTCAGCTCCATGTCGCCCCGCGCGCGCCACATCTGTTACTTCCTGGACTACGGCGCGCTCAGCCTCTACAGCCTGG CCTCCTGGCTGCACAGCCGCCTGCACCAACTCTTTGTGCCTGCCGCCGCCCTCAATTCCTTCCTGTGCACCGGCCTCTCCTGCTACTCCCG GTTCCCTGAGCTAGAGAGCCCTGGGCTCAGTAAGGTCCTGCGCACGGCTGCTTTCGCCTATCCCTTCCTGTTCGACAACCTCCCTCTCTTCTACCGG CTGGGACTGTGCTGGGACAGGGGCCCTGCCTGCGGGCCGGAGGCACTGAGCGCCAGCCACCGCTACCACCTCGTCTGCGCGCTGCTCACGGGCTTCCTTTTCGCCTCCCGCCTGCCCGAGCGGCTGGCCCCGGGACGCTTCGACTACATTG GCCACAGCCACCAGCTGTTCCACGTCTGTGCCGTGCTGGGCACCCACTTCCAGCTGGAGGCGGTGCTAGCTGACATGGGATCTCGCCGCGCCTGGCTGGCCGCGCAGGAGCCCCCCGTAGGCCTGGTGGGCACGGTGGCCACGCTGGGCCTGGCGGTGGCCGGGAACCTGCTCATCATTGCTGCCTTCACGGCCTCCCTGTGTCGGGCCCCCCGCACCTGCCCCCTGCTGCAGGGCGGCCCCCTGGAGGGGGGTGTGAAGGCCAGACGGCAGTGA
- the PAQR6 gene encoding membrane progestin receptor delta isoform X1, whose amino-acid sequence MLSLKLPQLLRVHQVPRVFWEDGIMSGYRRPTSSARDCVLSSFQMTNETVNIWTHFLPTWYFVWRLLALAGGPGFRAEPYHRPLLVFLLPACLYPFASCCAHTFSSMSPRARHICYFLDYGALSLYSLGCAFPYAAYSMPASWLHSRLHQLFVPAAALNSFLCTGLSCYSRFPELESPGLSKVLRTAAFAYPFLFDNLPLFYRLGLCWDRGPACGPEALSASHRYHLVCALLTGFLFASRLPERLAPGRFDYIGHSHQLFHVCAVLGTHFQLEAVLADMGSRRAWLAAQEPPVGLVGTVATLGLAVAGNLLIIAAFTASLCRAPRTCPLLQGGPLEGGVKARRQ is encoded by the exons ATGCTCAGTCTCAAGCTGCCCCAACTCCTTCGAGTCCACCAGGTCCCCAGG GTGTTCTGGGAAGACGGCATCATGTCTGGCTACCGCCGCCCCACCAGCTCGGCCCGGGACTGTGTCCTTAGCTCTTTCCAGATGACCAACGAGACGGTCAACATCTGGACTCACTTCCTGCCCACCTG GTACTTCGTGTGGCGCCTGCTGGCGCTGGCGGGGGGCCCGGGCTTCCGGGCGGAGCCGTACCACCGGCCGCTACTCGTCTTCCTGCTGCCCGCCTGCCTCTACCCCTTCGCGTCGTGCTGCGCGCACACCTTCAGCTCCATGTCGCCCCGCGCGCGCCACATCTGTTACTTCCTGGACTACGGCGCGCTCAGCCTCTACAGCCTGG GCTGTGCCTTCCCTTATGCCGCCTACTCCATGCCAGCCTCCTGGCTGCACAGCCGCCTGCACCAACTCTTTGTGCCTGCCGCCGCCCTCAATTCCTTCCTGTGCACCGGCCTCTCCTGCTACTCCCG GTTCCCTGAGCTAGAGAGCCCTGGGCTCAGTAAGGTCCTGCGCACGGCTGCTTTCGCCTATCCCTTCCTGTTCGACAACCTCCCTCTCTTCTACCGG CTGGGACTGTGCTGGGACAGGGGCCCTGCCTGCGGGCCGGAGGCACTGAGCGCCAGCCACCGCTACCACCTCGTCTGCGCGCTGCTCACGGGCTTCCTTTTCGCCTCCCGCCTGCCCGAGCGGCTGGCCCCGGGACGCTTCGACTACATTG GCCACAGCCACCAGCTGTTCCACGTCTGTGCCGTGCTGGGCACCCACTTCCAGCTGGAGGCGGTGCTAGCTGACATGGGATCTCGCCGCGCCTGGCTGGCCGCGCAGGAGCCCCCCGTAGGCCTGGTGGGCACGGTGGCCACGCTGGGCCTGGCGGTGGCCGGGAACCTGCTCATCATTGCTGCCTTCACGGCCTCCCTGTGTCGGGCCCCCCGCACCTGCCCCCTGCTGCAGGGCGGCCCCCTGGAGGGGGGTGTGAAGGCCAGACGGCAGTGA